One stretch of Cygnus olor isolate bCygOlo1 chromosome 1, bCygOlo1.pri.v2, whole genome shotgun sequence DNA includes these proteins:
- the LOC121064426 gene encoding calmodulin, striated muscle: protein MAERLSEEQIAEFKEAFSLFDRDGDGCITTKELGTVMRSLGQNPTEAELQDMVGEVDADGSGTIDFPEFLSLMARKMRDSDSEEEIREAFRVFDKDGNGYISAAELRHVMTNLGEKLTDEEVDEMIKEADCNNDGQVNYEEFVRMMTEK, encoded by the coding sequence ATGGCCGAGCGGCTGTCGGAGGAGCAGATCGCCGAGTTCAAGGAGGCTTTTTCCCTTTTCGACCGGGACGGCGACGGCTGCATCACCACCAAGGAGCTGGGCACCGTCATGCGCTCGCTGGGGCAGAACCCCACCGAGGCGGAGCTGCAGGACATGGTGGGCGAGGTGGACGCCGACGGCAGCGGCACCATCGACTTCCCCGAGTTCCTCTCGCTGATGGCGAGGAAGATGAGGGACTCGGACAGCGAGGAGGAGATCCGCGAGGCCTTCCGCGTCTTCGACAAGGACGGCAACGGCTACATCAGCGCGGCGGAGCTGCGGCACGTCATGACCAACCTGGGCGAGAAGCTGACGGACGAGGAGGTGGACGAGATGATCAAGGAGGCTGACTGCAACAACGACGGGCAGGTCAACTACGAGGAGTTCGTGAGGATGATGACGGAGAAGTGA